The proteins below come from a single Deltaproteobacteria bacterium genomic window:
- the pilM gene encoding type IV pilus assembly protein PilM: MIINFLAGLFGKKNQDDILSIDIGSHTIKLMELDINHQKPLLKSAGISAAPQGAIKNNIVVRPSEVASVIRSTMDANDIRATRVVTAIPGPCVFTKKITVSSTSVKELEENIQFEARNYVPHNINDIHLDYQILKTNGKSSMEVLLVAVKNEIISSFAETIAQADLEFSIADVDYFALENMFLMNYPEEKGTIAILNIGSRYSSVNLLQDGKSIFTGDISVGGKLYTNALCETLDLKPEEAEQAKMGNLPSGLDQHLVTETIERTTEHVASELHRQLGFFWNAAATDKSIESIYICGGGSLVHGLIEELNSKVGINCKLIDTFKRIATGPEFDRDYLAEIGPSMALSIGLASRRLGDKVHAVE, translated from the coding sequence ATGATAATAAATTTTCTAGCTGGCCTTTTTGGCAAAAAAAACCAAGACGATATCCTTAGTATTGATATTGGCTCTCACACTATTAAGCTGATGGAGCTTGACATAAATCACCAAAAACCACTCCTAAAGAGCGCTGGCATAAGCGCAGCTCCTCAGGGAGCGATTAAAAACAACATCGTAGTTAGGCCATCAGAAGTAGCTTCAGTTATTCGCTCTACGATGGACGCGAACGACATACGCGCTACGCGCGTTGTCACTGCTATTCCTGGCCCCTGTGTGTTTACCAAGAAAATCACTGTATCGAGTACTAGCGTAAAGGAACTAGAAGAAAACATTCAGTTTGAAGCGCGCAACTACGTACCTCACAACATCAATGATATTCATTTGGATTATCAAATATTAAAGACCAATGGCAAGAGCAGCATGGAAGTGCTCCTCGTTGCCGTAAAAAATGAAATTATCTCCAGTTTTGCCGAAACTATCGCTCAAGCTGATTTGGAATTTAGCATAGCCGATGTCGATTACTTTGCCTTAGAAAACATGTTCCTGATGAATTACCCAGAGGAGAAAGGCACTATAGCGATTCTAAATATTGGCTCGCGTTACTCTTCGGTAAATCTATTACAGGACGGAAAATCCATATTCACCGGCGACATATCTGTGGGCGGGAAACTCTATACCAACGCATTGTGCGAGACTCTTGATCTAAAACCCGAAGAGGCTGAGCAGGCCAAAATGGGGAACTTGCCAAGTGGACTAGATCAGCATTTGGTTACGGAAACAATAGAGAGGACGACAGAACACGTAGCCTCTGAATTACACCGACAGCTTGGTTTCTTCTGGAATGCCGCGGCAACAGATAAGTCTATAGAGTCAATTTACATTTGTGGTGGCGGAAGTTTAGTGCATGGCCTAATTGAAGAACTAAACAGCAAGGTGGGAATTAACTGCAAGCTAATCGACACGTTTAAGCGCATTGCGACCGGGCCAGAATTCGACAGAGACTACTTAGCAGAAATTGGCCCATCCATGGCGCTAAGCATTGGGCTTGCGTCGCGGCGTTTAGGGGATAAAGTTCATGCGGTGGAATAA